In the genome of Desulfovibrio desulfuricans, one region contains:
- a CDS encoding radical SAM protein, whose translation MELTAQEMLKREKLKETNPYIYAKILRQEQRYLNGLAAPTIQFQYDYTCNMRCEHCCVSKLDKKDRVLTPDVLKDLARQADALAVTQFTISGGEPLLFRDFEKIVQAIGPDRFFIATDTNGWLLTPQKAAWLKNIGVGKVHISLDSALKSAHDAFRKTPGAYEHAIAAITNAKKAGLSVTVNTVLTKERVHTDEFLQFLQLVDDLGATTVLMFAKPLGEWEGNLDILLDDKDIAYTRELEKKHAVCSHLTRNYGFDHGCLAVKRMISITRYGDVQPCMSILVSLGNIFDEPLETILERGMRSEIFGAYSPTCRACADKDFVALYNERTLGKAEPLAYADFISKNKS comes from the coding sequence ATGGAATTGACCGCGCAGGAAATGCTGAAAAGAGAAAAATTAAAAGAAACGAATCCGTACATATACGCAAAGATCCTCCGGCAGGAGCAGCGCTATCTCAATGGGCTTGCAGCCCCGACCATACAGTTTCAGTACGACTATACATGCAACATGCGCTGCGAGCATTGCTGCGTCAGCAAACTTGACAAAAAAGACCGTGTGCTGACGCCTGATGTTCTGAAAGATCTGGCGCGGCAGGCTGATGCGCTTGCGGTCACCCAGTTTACCATTTCTGGCGGCGAACCACTGCTTTTCAGGGACTTTGAAAAAATCGTGCAGGCCATAGGGCCGGACAGGTTTTTTATCGCCACCGATACCAACGGCTGGCTGCTCACCCCGCAAAAGGCGGCCTGGCTCAAGAATATAGGCGTGGGCAAGGTTCATATAAGCCTCGATAGCGCCCTCAAGAGCGCGCACGATGCCTTTCGCAAAACTCCGGGAGCCTATGAGCACGCCATTGCCGCCATAACAAATGCCAAAAAAGCCGGGTTAAGCGTCACGGTCAATACCGTACTTACCAAGGAGCGCGTGCATACTGACGAGTTTTTGCAGTTTCTGCAGCTTGTGGACGACCTTGGCGCGACCACGGTTCTTATGTTTGCCAAGCCCCTTGGCGAGTGGGAAGGCAATCTGGATATCCTGCTGGACGACAAGGATATTGCCTACACCAGGGAGCTTGAAAAAAAACACGCCGTCTGCTCGCACCTGACCCGCAATTATGGTTTTGATCATGGCTGTCTGGCTGTAAAAAGAATGATTTCCATAACTCGTTACGGCGATGTGCAGCCTTGCATGTCCATACTGGTTTCTCTGGGCAATATCTTTGATGAACCGCTGGAAACAATACTTGAACGAGGTATGCGGTCGGAGATTTTCGGCGCGTATTCGCCAACCTGCAGAGCCTGCGCCGATAAGGATTTTGTGGCCCTTTACAACGAAAGAACGCTCGGTAAAGCCGAGCCTCTTGCCTATGCCGACTTTATTTCGAAAAATAAATCATAA
- a CDS encoding radical SAM/SPASM domain-containing protein, producing the protein MKLSESLPLDTPLAVHLFPVYACNLRCEFCIWALTEQERGYLSDVKVMPYDLYCRAIDGLARFPKKLGLWRIAGVGEPLMHPQIVDLVRYARQSGYVERVEIVTNGTFLTPEMSKGLIDAGLTRLRVSVEGNSSDTYLKYAKRSIDYDNLVKNIEYFYKNRGETKVYVKVMDYMLHSKAETEEFIARFEPISDALQIEHLTPVIHGIDFTSLCDSHSLNIRQTGGVYDDVEVCALPFYMLQLNPDGKIFPCCSFRVPEPLANINEKSLYDVWNSDTLRNFQLNMLDAGAAGMGGICEKCNYFKYIMQDSDSIDAARGVIRQKILSGCRPCKK; encoded by the coding sequence TTGAAACTGAGCGAGTCGCTGCCTCTCGACACGCCGCTTGCGGTGCATCTTTTTCCCGTTTACGCATGCAACCTGCGATGCGAGTTTTGCATCTGGGCGCTTACGGAACAGGAGCGCGGCTATCTCTCCGATGTAAAGGTCATGCCCTATGACCTGTACTGCAGGGCTATCGACGGCCTGGCGCGGTTTCCAAAAAAACTGGGGCTCTGGCGCATCGCTGGCGTGGGCGAACCCCTGATGCACCCGCAGATCGTCGATCTTGTGCGCTATGCCCGGCAGTCTGGATACGTCGAACGGGTTGAAATTGTTACTAACGGAACATTTTTGACGCCTGAAATGTCAAAGGGCCTTATTGATGCCGGGCTGACGCGTTTGCGCGTGTCTGTAGAGGGCAACAGCAGCGATACCTACCTTAAATACGCCAAACGCAGTATTGACTATGACAACCTGGTCAAAAATATAGAGTACTTTTACAAAAATCGCGGCGAAACAAAAGTATATGTAAAAGTCATGGATTACATGCTGCACTCGAAGGCAGAGACAGAGGAATTCATTGCACGGTTTGAGCCCATTTCAGACGCGTTGCAGATCGAGCATCTGACCCCTGTCATTCATGGCATAGATTTTACCTCTCTGTGCGACAGTCATAGCCTGAATATACGGCAAACAGGCGGCGTTTATGACGATGTAGAGGTTTGCGCCCTGCCGTTTTATATGCTGCAGCTTAACCCGGACGGCAAGATTTTTCCCTGCTGTTCGTTTCGCGTGCCAGAACCATTGGCAAATATTAACGAAAAAAGTCTCTATGATGTGTGGAACAGCGATACGCTGCGTAATTTTCAGCTCAATATGCTCGACGCTGGCGCGGCAGGGATGGGCGGAATATGCGAAAAATGCAATTATTTTAAATATATCATGCAGGATAGCGACAGCATCGATGCCGCAAGGGGCGTCATCAGGCAAAAAATCCTTTCCGGATGCCGTCCATGCAAAAAGTAG
- a CDS encoding NAD-dependent epimerase/dehydratase family protein encodes MQKVAVTGPTGEIGSAFVRFCLDAGLQVLAICRPGSARAHVLPKHKNLRTVACALDQLDSLDVAQAGQQDVFFHLGWADTFVSASRNDLVPQLLNVKYAIEAARLAKRLGCEAFVGAGSQAEYGRSAVPLRPDSPCHPENGYGMAKLCAGQMTRLECRTLGLRHIWPRFFSVYGPEDRAVAMIPSIIANCLAGVSPKLTSGEQLWDYLYSRDVAESLYLMGQKGRDGAIYTVGCGKPRQIREYVEIICKMANPAVKPEFGAVPYAKSQVMFLCADIEAAQKDLGWQPNTSFEQGIAWTLDWHKNIINK; translated from the coding sequence ATGCAAAAAGTAGCCGTTACCGGGCCGACCGGCGAGATCGGCTCCGCCTTTGTGCGGTTTTGTCTGGACGCGGGGCTGCAGGTGCTCGCCATTTGCCGCCCCGGCTCGGCCCGTGCGCATGTTTTGCCAAAGCACAAAAACCTGCGCACTGTCGCCTGCGCCCTTGATCAGCTCGATTCGCTCGATGTTGCGCAGGCTGGGCAGCAGGATGTTTTTTTTCATCTTGGCTGGGCGGATACCTTTGTTTCCGCAAGCAGGAATGACCTTGTCCCGCAGCTGCTGAACGTCAAATACGCCATTGAAGCTGCGCGGCTGGCCAAACGGCTAGGGTGCGAGGCCTTTGTGGGGGCGGGCAGTCAGGCCGAGTACGGGCGCTCTGCCGTGCCTCTGCGACCCGATTCGCCCTGCCATCCCGAAAACGGTTACGGCATGGCCAAACTCTGCGCAGGGCAAATGACGCGGCTTGAGTGCCGCACGCTTGGCTTGCGCCACATCTGGCCGAGGTTTTTTAGCGTTTACGGGCCGGAAGACCGAGCGGTAGCCATGATCCCGTCCATAATCGCCAACTGTCTGGCTGGCGTCAGCCCCAAACTTACCTCTGGCGAACAGCTGTGGGATTATCTGTATAGCCGGGATGTTGCGGAGTCTTTGTACCTGATGGGACAAAAGGGCAGGGATGGGGCCATATATACTGTGGGCTGCGGTAAACCCCGGCAAATCAGGGAATATGTCGAAATAATATGCAAAATGGCTAACCCTGCCGTCAAACCTGAGTTTGGCGCCGTGCCATACGCAAAATCTCAAGTAATGTTTTTGTGCGCCGATATCGAAGCGGCGCAAAAAGATCTTGGGTGGCAACCCAATACCAGTTTTGAACAGGGCATCGCATGGACGCTCGATTGGCACAAGAACATTATAAATAAATAA